One stretch of Nycticebus coucang isolate mNycCou1 chromosome 7, mNycCou1.pri, whole genome shotgun sequence DNA includes these proteins:
- the LOC128590151 gene encoding 40S ribosomal protein S16-like: MPSKGPLQSMQVFGRKKTATAVAHYKRGNGLIKVNGRPLEMIEPRTLQYKLLEPVLLLGKERFAGVDIRVRVKGGGHVAQIYAIRQSISKALVAYYQKYVDEASKEIKDILIQYDRTLLVADPRHCESKKFGGPGARARYQKSYR, translated from the coding sequence ATGCCGTCCAAGGGCCCGTTGCAGTCCATGCAGGTCTTCGGACGCAAGAAAACTGCCACAGCCGTGGCGCACTACAAACGAGGTAATGGCCTCATCAAGGTGAACGGGCGGCCCCTGGAGATGATCGAGCCCCGCACACTGCAGTACAAGCTACTGGAACCTGTTCTGCTTCTGGGCAAGGAGAGGTTTGCTGGTGTAGACATTCGTGTCCGTGTGAAAGGTGGTGGTCATGTGGCCCAAATATATGCTATCCGTCAGTCCATCTCCAAAGCCCTGGTGGCCTATTACCAGAAATATGTGGACGAGGCTTCCAAGGAGATTAAAGACATCCTCATCCAATATGACCGGACTCTGCTTGTAGCTGACCCCCGTCACTGTGAATCCAAAAAGTTTGGAGGCCCTGGTGCCCGAGCTCGCTACCAGAAATCTTACCGATAA